From the genome of Geothrix sp. 21YS21S-4, one region includes:
- a CDS encoding SRPBCC domain-containing protein: protein MSLFRTSRQLPALPEAVFAAIEDPVRLARWWGPQGFTNTFHTFEFRKGGIWEFTMHGPDGTDYPNQSEFLEIVPARTVRIKHVNLPHFELSLSLEPQAGETLVSWVGIFENHEFAENARAFLESANEQNLDRLEAEVGRGEAHGG, encoded by the coding sequence ATGTCCCTTTTCCGAACGTCCCGCCAACTCCCGGCCCTGCCGGAAGCCGTGTTTGCCGCCATCGAGGATCCCGTTCGCCTCGCCCGCTGGTGGGGCCCTCAGGGGTTCACGAACACGTTCCATACCTTCGAGTTCCGGAAGGGCGGAATCTGGGAATTCACCATGCACGGTCCCGATGGGACCGATTATCCCAATCAATCGGAGTTCCTGGAGATCGTCCCCGCCCGGACGGTCCGGATCAAGCACGTGAACCTCCCGCATTTCGAGCTTTCCCTGTCGTTGGAACCTCAGGCGGGCGAAACCCTCGTGTCGTGGGTCGGCATTTTTGAAAATCATGAATTCGCGGAAAACGCGCGAGCGTTTTTGGAATCCGCCAACGAGCAGAACCTGGATCGGCTGGAGGCCGAGGTGGGGCGAGGGGAGGCTCATGGCGGATGA